Sequence from the Candidatus Dependentiae bacterium genome:
AATTGGATAGAGTACCAGACTACGAATCTGGCGGTTAGAGGTTCGACCCCTCTTGGGCGCACCATGTTTGCTTAAATGCTCACAAAAAATGATCATTGATATAATTAAAATATAAAAAAGCCTGGAGAGATGGCTGAGAGGTCTAAAGCGCTTGCCTGCTAAGTAAGTATTTGGGGAAACCTGAATCGAGGGTTCGAATCCCTCTCTCTCCGCCACAATGCACCAATAACTTTTTTTATATTTTATCCCGCTGGAGAGATGGCTGAGCGGTTGAAAGCACCGGTCTTGAAAACCGGCATACCTTAACGGGTATCGTGAGTTCGAATCTCACTCTCTCCACCATAAAATCATTTACCTAAAAACTATTAATTCCTATGGTTTTCTTCACCTTTATTTTCAATCCGAAACCACTAAAAAACTTATTTTTCAAAAAATGGCTCTTTTTTAGTCCGTAAAAAAGATAAGTCTCAAGCGCATCTCTTTTGTTAGAATTTAACAACAATGAACACTTTTTATATTAAAAAACGGAACACTATGTCAAAAAAGACTTTTCTTGTTATTTTTTACCTATGTTTTGCAATTCAAGCAGCCAACAGCGCTGATGAAGTAACTTCTACCACAAAAACGATTGAACACCTCATTCCGTCAACCGAAGTAAAGCTTTTTTACGTCCCCTGCGCAACACAACTGCCGACAGGCAATTTCCATGAAATTGATCTAAAACTCGTTAACAAAACAACCTTGCAAGAATTAGGCTCTAAAAGTGAAATCCAGCAAGCAATAAAAGAGCGTAAAAATTTTATTTTTAGACTTAAACATCCTATTTCGGGTAAATCTGTTGTTTTGCAAGTAACATTCAATGCCCAAAACCCAACTCGCTCATTTGGAGTTCAACTCCCGCCATACACTGACGTTCGCATCTACGGAACCGAAAAGCACTGCTCGCGAGAAATTGAGCAGTTTGCTCTTTCTCTTTTTGTTGAACCAAAAACCTCTTCAAGGAACGCTCTTTTTTCCCTCTTGGGACTTGTGGCGACGGGCATAATTGGACTTGCTGCAAAAGAACCTCTTCTTAATTGGTGGGATCTGCGCAAACCCGTTGCGCGCTCAAAATACAAGGAAAAAAAAGCCGCCCTTGCCGAAAAAATAAGCGCGCTTGAAGCGCAAGTCGCTAGACTTGAAGACGAAAAAGAAGCCCTTGAGTCCACAATGGACGAAAAAATTGAAAGCGTGGTTACAAAAAGAGCAGCAGAAATGACCGCTCAAAAAACAAGTAACCTTGAAGCGGATAAACAAAATGCTTATTCCGCTCGCCAACTAGCAGAGGAAAGACTTATCGCAGCACAACGTGAACTTTTGGACCTACAAAGAGAATTAGAAGTTCTTGATCGCGATCACAAAAAACTTCAAGCAACTCATACCGCTCAGCAACAAGAAGTCTTAGCACTTCGTCGTAGACAACCAGTATCGAGCACCACAGAAACCATCACAGACGAATCACTTCCTATTCTCGGGGGCGAAGAAGAGTCAAAAACAACTGAAGATATACCAGTCGAACCAGGCTCAACGCTTACAAGCGCGTATATCGCAACTCTTGCAAAAGAAAAGCTGCTCGCAGCTGGCTGCAAAAAAAAGCTTGTCACGCTGTCCAACCTTGCCACGCAACCAATCGACCTTACTGCCGGACTTACAAAATGGCTAACGTCCGATGAGATTTTAATTCTTACTTACTCAGAGATACAAAAGGACAATAATGCGGTTTATATCTTCCTCCTAAAAAATAGCGAATCTCGATTCAAAAGATTTCTCTTACTCAACGACTGGATAATCCCAACAATAGATATTGCATCACAAGAAATTGTTAAACGGCAAGCCTTTTTGGTACATGACTCATGGAACAAAATTGTGCCAATGCTAGAAGAGGATACAGAAAAAAAACCAACAGTTGCAGCCTGGTCAATGACCCAGACAAGTGAAGACCAAGAGTTCAATCCTTTGCTCTGGCGAACAGGCTCCCGAGAAGGATTCATCGATGGCCGACAAGTATCAAAAATCCTAGTCGATCTTGAGCAACTTCCTCAGACAATTTCGCCCGAGCTGCAAACAATGAATAAGTTTTTCGAGCTCGGATTGGAAGCACAATCATGAAAATAAATAAATGGTGTATTCTTTTTGTGAGTCTTTGCTCTTTTGCAAATCCAAATGTGGTAGAACCTCTAAGCGATGAAACCGAACAAGAAATTTCAACTCTCAATAAATCGTTTCCCACGCAGCTAGAAGATCTAGAAGATGCGAAAGAAACTCCCATCCTAAGCAACCCATCAAAGCTTGAAATTATTATAACGCACAAAAAGACGTCCGATTTCCCACGATCAGTTAGAACGATTTTATTCTCAAAGGCACCCAAAGATGGAAAAATCAGGGTTACTTCATCAAGCTCTGGACTTGCAGATCGACTACATGATCAAATTAAAAATCGCAGATCCGGAACAATTTTTTTTAAAAATGTAAAAAATCAAACCGATAATTTTTGTGTAGAATTTATTTTCTCAAAAACACACACATCGTGTCTTTCGATCATTATTTATTACAACAACCAACTACTTCCTACCCAAATTGTCGAGTTTGTAAAAACATTCACCACGGCCCAACCACCGATAAGCAAAAAAACAATGTTTCTGGTTCCTGCCTTGCTTGCGTCTGGACTTTTTTTGTTCACCAATAACCAATACAAACGAATGGCTCGCGCCAAGACCTTTTTGCTCTACCGCAAGTGCAGAGCTCAATTCGCAAAAAGGTTTATCCCTATGCCTGGATCAACTCCAGCGCAAATAATAAAGCAATTTTTTGAAGAAAAAGGATCAAAAAAACAACTTTTTACCACGCAAGATCTTTGGGGGACGACCGATCTTGCGGGCGTTGAAGATTTTTTTACCAGTGGAAAGCGATGGGTAGGCGAAAAAGAAGAACCTGCAGCACCAAGAAGAAATCGTTACAACTACAGATATCCCCAAGCCCCAACTCGAATGGCAACAGCAGATGAACAAGGAATTTTAATCGTCACAATCACAGAACTGCTAACGCATCCTAAACTGCTACAATTTCTAACGGATAATTGCGAGATTAGCCACAATGAAACCAGAAGCCGTGAAAGCCTTGCTACCGGAACTGGATATGGAACAAATTATAGCAGAAACCCAACCCAATCTATCAAAACGGGAAACAGAATTTTAATCATCAACGATAACACAACAGCCTGCGATCCAAGATTCAAAGACAAGAGTGGCATAAAGCTTGGGACCGCTGACTCGCTTTATGGAAAAATTGATTCACGACTCTGGGGTGAAATCGAAACGGATTTATGCTCTGACCTATATTCTGATAACCTAAAACAAATAAATAAATTTTTTGATCTTGGCGCAACGCTTATTTAAAAGCTTTAAATTTTGAGTTAAATTAACTTGCGAAATAAGTGATTTAACTCAAAAACAACCCTCCCTAAAATAATTCATCGCGCTTTACACCAAGCAGATATGCTTATAATCGAAATACAGCAACCTTAAAAAGGCCCTCATTTATCCAAAGCTTTTTTACACGATGTTATTACTTTTTAAAAAATAATAACGCTCGGGCAAAATGATTTAACGATAGGAACTTGTTTGATTTTCAAGATCTGTTTAGACTATGCCTTAAATTTGCAGAGTAGAATTAATCAAGGTTTTCGATGATTACATTTGCCTATCCGTGGGTATTGGCGATCGGCTTTTTATCATTAATTGCATGGTTATTTTTTGCACACCTTCGCAAATTTGCCATCGTATATCGCTACTCTCAGCCCTCAACTCTGGCCCCTCACACTCAGCAACTTCCTGCAGCAACAAAATTGCTTATTGTTCGCTCGTTATTTTTTGCAACACTTGTACTACTTGCAGCTCGTCCACAAAAAATAGATGAAAAATCTCGAGTAAAAGTAGATGGTATCGACATCATTCTTGCGTTAGACGTTTCCCGATCGATGATCGCTATCGATGACCCTCGCGACCCGCGCTCACGAATTGAAATAGCAAAAAAAGAAGCCTGCTCTTTTATCAATCGTCGAGAAAACGACGCCATTGGCTTAGTCATCTTTGCTGCTGACGCATTGTCTCTCTGCCCACTCACCCTAGACAAAAAGTTACTTACCGAACTTACCAGTGAACTTCTTATTGGCCGAGTAATTGATGACACAAACACTTTTATTGGATCGGGCCTTGCAACAGCGATCAACAGACTCAGAAATTCAAAAGCTAAAAGTAAAGTTATCGTCCTTATCACCGATGGAGCATCTGCTCCTACCGACCCATTTGATCTTAACCAAGCGATTGAAATTGCAAATATTTTTAAAATAAAAGTACATACAATCGGTATTGGAAGCTCATCTGAGGCATATACTAAATTGCCAGATGGCAGAATTGTTCGCGCTGCCGGAGACTTTCAGCCCGACATGAGAACCCTCAAAAAAATTGCCGATAAGACTGGTGGTTCATGCTTTGAAGCAAAAAAAACCAGCGAACTTGAAACCATTTATAAAAAAATTGATGAACTTGAAAAAACTAATTACGAAACAACCCTGTACGCACGCAAAGATGAATTGTTTTTGTGGTTTGCCATTCCCGCTCTCTTGCTTTTTGTTATTGAATTTGTTCTCAAAATTTTATTGTGGAGGATGCCAATTTGATGTTCAGCGCTAACACGATTACTTTTGGAGCACCAACCTATTTACCGTTTATTTTGATTACTGGATTTTGCATACTTCTTTTTTATTTTTTACAGTTCAAGCGATGTAGTAAATGGATCGAATCGGTCTCAAAAAAAGACACCCGAAATTTTCTTTTTACCGGACTTTCATCTTTTCATCGCACCGCACGGTTTGCAACAATTACCTGCTTTCTTCTTTTGTTTTTAATCAGCTTTATTCGCCCTCAGTGGGGAAAATCCGAAAATATTGTTCAGAGAGAGGGAAGAGACGTTGTTGTAGCCCTTGATATTTCTCGCAGCATGCAAGGAAGCGATGTTCTGCCAACCAGACTAGAAGCCGCCAAATTAAAACTGAAAGTCCTACTCTCTCGATTGCACTGCGAACGAATGGGGCTTGTACTCTTCTCGGGATCTGCATTCACCCAGTCGCCTCTGACAATCGATTATGATGCATTTATGTCATACCTTGATCAAGTAGATTCGGAAATGATCGCATCTGGAACAACCGCGATCGACAAAGCGCTCTTAAAAAGCGCAAAGCTCTTTGAATCAGACGAAAACAGTGGAACTAAAATTATTTTACTTATCACCGATGGCGAAGATTTTTCATCACACCTTTCTGAGGCGAGTGAAATAATAAAATCAAAAAACATTCAAATCATAGCTCTTGGAGTTGGGACCGAAGAAGGAGCGCCAATTCCTAAAAAAGATCGTACTGGAGCAATTATCGGATACGAAAAAACAGCCACAGGAGATCTTGCGCTTTCAAAGCTCAACATAAAACGGTTACAGGAAATAACGCAAAAAATATCTGGACACTGTGTTGCCTCAACTCTTGATGATCAAGACATTGACTCGGTTGTAGAATATATTCAAAAGCTCGAGAAAAAACGGTTTGATGATAAAAAAGTATCACTACACGAAGAACGATATCCGTTTTTTATCTCAGCTGCTGCGTTTTTTTACGCACTCCACTCATTAATTTAACAGGGATGATATGAAATACCTTTTTTTTATACTCACCTATATTTTTTGCGCCCTCCCATGCTCCGCATTTTCTTGGTGGCCTTTTGGCAAATCAAAAGCAGCTCAACCAGATACATACCAACAACTCATCCAACAACAACTAGAAAATCCATTCGATCCTCTCATCAATTACAATCTTGGGGTTCTTGCTCACAAAAAAGGTAATAATTCCCTTGCGCAAGCATCATTCGACCGAGTGATTGAAGCAAAAATTGAAGCTGGAAAAGATCTATTTTCTCGATCAGCTACAAATTCAGGATCTATTTTTGCCAAAAATGCTTCCACAACACTTGAAAGCCTACAATGGCAAGAAAAAGTAATTCCAGATGATATCCTGGAAACACAACTTGCAGGACTTGATAAAGCTGTTGCTCGATACGAACTTGTCGACCCAGAGTTTGATCCAGCAACCCAACTTTCAACCCTCAAGCAGGAACTTATCGATTTTAAAAATCTTGTTATCGAACGACAAGAACAACTTAAAAAAGAAAAAAAACAAAACAACGATCAAAAACAAAACAACAAAAACGATAAGCAGCCACAAGATCAAAATCAAAAAAACAACGAAAGCAATCAAGATCAACAAAAAGATCCAAACAACAAATCTGATTCAAGCGATCAGAAAGAAAATGACCAAACATCTGATCAAGAAGAAAAATCCGACGATACGCCAAACAACCAGTCCTGCAACAATCAATCAAAAAAACCAAACAATTCATCCCCACAAAAAGACTCCAATAATCAAAATGATACTCGTGAAAAAGAAAAAGAATCTGGCGAAAACAACCCTGCAGACAAACAAAACTCTGCAGATAAACAAGAAGAAGAAAACCATTCTGATGAGCCACAGCAGCCAGAACCAAAAGAAAAAAAACCGCATCAAGATAATCCCGGCAAAGATTCTGGCGATGATGAACAACAAACAGACAGCTCTTTGAATGAACAAAAAGAAGAGCAATCAAACGAGCAAGCCGATGCTAACCAAAAAGACTCCGAAAGCCATGCAGATGATGTTAAAAAAAATCTTGGACAAGAAGAAGCTATGGATTCAGATGAATCTTTAAATCAAAATCAAAACGAAACAACGCAAGAAAAAGCTACCTCAGAAAACACCCAATCGGCCGAAGATGAATCTGCAGATAATTTGAAAGAAGAACAGACAGAGTCCCAAACTGAAAAAACCAAACCCTCAACATCTGCATCCGGTCAAAAAAGCAAATCTCTCGATCAATCAAATAATTCTAACCCCGCCTTCGAACAACAAGCAGCTCAAGAAGAAGCAGGTGCAATAAACGAAAACGAATCTTCTGCTCAAGAAGAAAGCGAAGAACAATATGGTTATTGGCATGAACAAAAAGCTGATGAAACTTCGTCAGAAAAAGCTGCCCGCATGCTTTTACAAAAATTTTCAAAACACGAAGACGAACTTCAGAAAGAACGCTTTGCTAAACGAACAGCCCTCAGCGGCGCGCAACAAGATAGATCAAAAAATAATTGGTAAAGGATACTCAAATGATCAAAAAACAATTTTTCAATTCATTTCTTTTTTTTCTACTCTGTGGACTTATTCCAAACATCATTCAATCTCAGCAGGGTCAAAATAGCCTTACAATTTCAATTACAGGCTCGCGCTCAAGCTACAAAGACAACTCTGGCAAATTTATTTACGAGATCGATCCCGGCCAGATTTTTAACATTTTGGTTAT
This genomic interval carries:
- a CDS encoding VWA domain-containing protein; the protein is MITFAYPWVLAIGFLSLIAWLFFAHLRKFAIVYRYSQPSTLAPHTQQLPAATKLLIVRSLFFATLVLLAARPQKIDEKSRVKVDGIDIILALDVSRSMIAIDDPRDPRSRIEIAKKEACSFINRRENDAIGLVIFAADALSLCPLTLDKKLLTELTSELLIGRVIDDTNTFIGSGLATAINRLRNSKAKSKVIVLITDGASAPTDPFDLNQAIEIANIFKIKVHTIGIGSSSEAYTKLPDGRIVRAAGDFQPDMRTLKKIADKTGGSCFEAKKTSELETIYKKIDELEKTNYETTLYARKDELFLWFAIPALLLFVIEFVLKILLWRMPI
- a CDS encoding VWA domain-containing protein, whose product is MFSANTITFGAPTYLPFILITGFCILLFYFLQFKRCSKWIESVSKKDTRNFLFTGLSSFHRTARFATITCFLLLFLISFIRPQWGKSENIVQREGRDVVVALDISRSMQGSDVLPTRLEAAKLKLKVLLSRLHCERMGLVLFSGSAFTQSPLTIDYDAFMSYLDQVDSEMIASGTTAIDKALLKSAKLFESDENSGTKIILLITDGEDFSSHLSEASEIIKSKNIQIIALGVGTEEGAPIPKKDRTGAIIGYEKTATGDLALSKLNIKRLQEITQKISGHCVASTLDDQDIDSVVEYIQKLEKKRFDDKKVSLHEERYPFFISAAAFFYALHSLI